In Marinobacter antarcticus, one genomic interval encodes:
- a CDS encoding peptidylprolyl isomerase — MKATIRQGLQTLLMLLAVALSFSVQAERKLLDQVVAIVDDDVILQTELEARITTIAGRLSAQGTGLPPRRLLEERVLEQLITESVQLQMADKMGMRISDNELNETLANIAERNGMSLPEFEDQLAAEGVSYRQAREQIRQEMITSRVQQRQVGNRVRVTDREVENYLQALESSGGNDAEYRLAYIFLELDDPADDASVDATRKKAEELRAAILNGRDFREVAVAESDAGNALEGGDMGWRSERQLPSLVAPVVPELEVGRPSEVLENNSGFHMVMVMDKRGGSQKQVIQQNRVRHILIRPSEAVTDAEAEATIRDLFQQIQDGADFAALAREYSDDPVSGSDGGNLGWVSPGQMVPAFEQAVQEADVGEFKGPFRSQFGWHILQVEERRQKDISGDVKEAEARQAIYRRKFETELQNWLREIRDEAFIEFKGEYAKDAVEDESSDAQEAAE, encoded by the coding sequence ATGAAGGCGACGATTCGCCAGGGTTTACAAACACTGCTGATGCTGTTGGCAGTGGCGCTTTCTTTTTCGGTCCAGGCTGAGCGCAAACTGCTCGACCAGGTGGTTGCCATTGTTGATGACGATGTGATCCTCCAGACCGAGCTGGAAGCAAGAATTACCACCATTGCCGGGCGGCTCAGCGCTCAGGGCACCGGCCTGCCGCCGCGTCGCCTTCTTGAAGAGCGGGTTCTGGAGCAGCTGATCACCGAATCCGTCCAGCTGCAGATGGCGGACAAGATGGGTATGCGCATCAGCGATAACGAGCTTAATGAAACTCTGGCCAATATCGCCGAGCGCAATGGCATGAGCTTGCCCGAGTTTGAAGACCAGCTTGCCGCTGAGGGCGTAAGCTACCGCCAGGCCAGAGAGCAGATCCGCCAGGAAATGATCACCAGCCGGGTACAGCAGCGCCAGGTGGGCAACCGCGTTCGTGTTACGGATCGGGAGGTTGAGAACTATCTGCAGGCGCTGGAGTCCAGCGGTGGTAACGATGCGGAATACCGGCTTGCCTATATCTTTCTTGAGCTGGATGACCCCGCCGATGATGCCTCTGTAGACGCGACCCGTAAAAAAGCGGAAGAACTCCGCGCTGCGATTCTGAACGGCCGGGATTTCCGCGAAGTGGCGGTTGCTGAATCCGATGCCGGCAATGCGCTTGAAGGCGGCGATATGGGTTGGCGCAGTGAACGTCAGTTACCGTCACTGGTTGCGCCGGTTGTGCCAGAACTGGAAGTTGGCAGACCGTCGGAGGTTTTGGAGAATAACAGCGGTTTCCACATGGTGATGGTGATGGACAAGCGCGGAGGTTCTCAGAAGCAGGTCATTCAGCAGAACCGTGTGCGGCACATTCTGATACGGCCGTCCGAAGCGGTAACAGATGCTGAGGCGGAAGCCACCATCCGGGACCTTTTTCAGCAGATCCAGGACGGGGCTGATTTTGCCGCGCTGGCACGCGAGTATTCAGACGATCCCGTATCCGGCTCTGACGGTGGCAATCTTGGCTGGGTAAGCCCGGGCCAGATGGTGCCGGCGTTTGAGCAGGCAGTTCAGGAGGCGGATGTAGGCGAGTTCAAAGGGCCGTTCCGCTCACAGTTTGGCTGGCACATTCTTCAGGTTGAAGAGCGCCGTCAGAAAGACATCAGTGGCGACGTGAAGGAAGCAGAGGCCCGCCAGGCAATCTATCGCCGCAAGTTCGAAACCGAGTTGCAGAACTGGCTTCGGGAAATCCGTGATGAAGCCTTTATCGAATTCAAGGGTGAGTACGCGAAAGACGCCGTTGAAGACGAATCCAGCGATGCGCAGGAAGCCGCAGAATAA